In Camelus ferus isolate YT-003-E chromosome 21, BCGSAC_Cfer_1.0, whole genome shotgun sequence, the DNA window tgttttgttttgttttttgacagggaggtaattaggtttatttatttaatggaagtactggggattgaacccaggacctcgtgcatgctaggtataGCACTCTacctgctgagctataccctcccctctagaaTATCCTTTGATTTCTGAGGTCTGCCAAGAGACACTTTGTCAAGGGCCCCTTAGAAAACCAGATACTGCGTGTCCTTGCCATTCCCCCAATCTACCAGGCTAGTGACCCAACTGGAAAAGTGAGAAGACAGTAGGTTATGCAAATGGGCAGCCAAGTGCTGTGAACTTCTCCAGCTTTCTGTGAAGGAGGAGGCTCTGAGGGTGGTGAGAGTGGGTTGCTCCATGCCTGCAAGGGCTCCTTGGGTGCAGTGGTATGCTGCAGCCCGCCGTACCTGCAGGTGAGGACCCATTGTGTGCATCGGTTCCCTGCTCTGCACTCAGTGACATCATGCTTGTGGTTCATAATCCTCCATGGTGGGAGTTTTTAGACCACAGCCAACACTGTAACCAGGTTCCCTACCTCCCTTTTCTGCTTCCCCTTGGTGTTGGGCACCTTGGCAGCACTGTCTTGGGGCTGCAGCTTCGTCCTGAAGGTGCGGGGCAGGGCCTGAAGGTAATGGTGATTGGCAATTCTCCCCTCTCTCCATGTCTCAAGAGCCCTCATTTCTAACCCGACTCTTCCCTGTGGTGTCTCCTTAGGATGTGGGCTCCTTAGATGAGAAGATGAAGAGCTTGGATGTGAATCAGGACTCAGAGCTCAAGTTCAATGAATACTGGAGACTGATTGGGGAGCTGGCCAAGGAGCTCAGGAAGGAGAAGGTCCTGGAGATCCGGAAGAAGTAAAGCGGGCTGGCCGGGATGGAGGCAGGCATGGCAGGTCTCTGTGGAACCCTACTCCCCCCCAAATAAAGTTTCCTCCTTGAAATACACGTTTCTTACTCACCGCTCCCCGCACCCCCATCACCAGTTTCTTCTCTTGAGACCAGGGGTGGGAAAGCTCTGCTCTGACCTGAGGGTGATTCCAAAAATTATGAGCCCCTTGAGGACCAGGAATGGTATTCATTGAATATTCTGCAGCATCAGGTCTTGTCCAggataggtgctcaataaataaatggttgatgaatgaatatatgaaaggTAGAGATGGATCTCTGGGGCAGGCAAGGTGACTCATATCCCACCCGGTTCTGAGGGGCTTGATCTTGGCTCCCACTATTTTTATTCTGGGGGTTTTTGTCATTGGCTGGTAATGACAGTGATGAACATGAGTTGGCTTGCCCTGTGCCAGGCGCAGTGCTGAACATTTCTTGCATTCTCTTAGTTAATTCTCACAGCCCTTTGAGGCAGGTACTATTTTTAAGTCCTgtattaaagatgagaaaacagattttagagaggttaagtcacaAAGACAAGAATAGTTAGAACTGGGTTGAAATTCCAGAGCCTCCGTGATGGACCTGGATCCTCTCTGGATGGGTACTTGGGGACtggaccctcctcccctctctccctccgtAGCCAGGGGGAAGCAGATGGATACTTACAGGGTTCCGGGTGGAGGACTGTAGGGTGAGGGTGGCGCGGGGCTGCAGGAAGCAGAACTTTGGGGCGCCCTCGGCGCTGCTCTCCCCGTCCTTCTTGGCTTGAGGGGCATGTGGTTTGCATTGCCTGCCGCCAgagggagcaggggcggggcggcCCAGCGGGCGCTGCCTTCCAGGGACTGTCACTGCCTGTCAGGTGTCCAGCTGAGGCAGCTGTTAATCCAGAGGAGCATTTAGGCTGGGAAAAGCTCCCCATCACACACCATTAAAGGGTCCCAGATTGAGAACTTCCATCTAAGTGCCCCCAGACTGAGAGACCTCAGAGGGCCCTCCAGGCTGGGACTCTGAGGGCCCATTTGGCTGACACATTCCAAAGGGGCTCCCCAACATGAGAGACCCTAGAAAGGGACCCCCAGACTGACACCTTGAGGGACTTCAGGCTCAGTCACTCTCGGAGAAACCCTCAGATTGAGAGACCCTCAGAAGAACTCAGATTAAGATACTTTGGGAAGGGCCCCTTCATTAGACACACACTCGGATGGAGGCCAAAAGTACAGAGGAGCCCCAGTAGGAGACCcggggaggggccctgggaggtATGCTCTGATCTCAGAGTTTAGGAGAGGAGCCCAGAAATTTTGGCTCTGGGCACCGCCCCATCCTTGCCCTGACCCACACAGActcccctgcccttctccttttctcctcctcaggTGGAGTGGGCCACCAGGTTGTGCTGAGTCTGGACCGGCTCCCTGGGGTGTCATTCTGGGTactggattgtgtgtgtgtgtgtgtgtgtgagggggttgCTGTTCAGTCCCTGTGTTGGGGAAGGCATGGGAttctgagggaaggagggaggggcaggcagcccaACCAGTCTGGAGAGGTTGTCAGCTGCCATATAACTCGCTTGGGCCTTGCAAGTGTGCACACTGGCTGAGGGGCCGAGTGAAGTCAGGACATCACTCAATCGGTCCCCCTCTACCAGGCTGCCCTCCTCTGGCTCCTTCCTCCTGACCTGAGTCCTCATTCATCTCTCTGCCCTCAGGACTAGGGAAGGCTGGGATGTGGGATCTGGGCAGCCTTGAGTGTCACTATCCAAATTGGCcctgagggagtggggaggaggaatgcgtgtatgagtgtgtgtgtgtgtgtgtgtgtgtgacacattAAAGTACCTTAGAGGGCACTGGGGACTTCTTTCAACCCACGTGTCCCTCACCTCCCCCTAGACCACAAAACCTGCCTTGACCAGCCTctgcttctccttctttcctGATTACTGACTCAGAGCCCCTCAGAGCCCCCTACCTCCCTGCCCTATGATTCCTCCAGGCCTTTCCTCCCAGGCTGTATGTCACAGTGTTCAagtcctccctctctccctccccagcttcctctccccaTCTTCCCTCCACTCTTCTCGCTGGTCTGGGGCCAGGGGgatcccaggcccagccctccaAGGGTTTCTccatggggcaggggtgggggcgggctcTCGGAGCTGTGACCAGTGGAGGGTGGGGCCCACAGAGCTGGCTCACCGGCCTAGGCAGCTGCAATATCAGGGGTGGCTCATGGGTGAggcccagccccctgcctcccctcccttcccccaggtatAAGAGCTGAGCTCAAGAGAGCTGGTTCCTCCAGTCCGGTCTCAGCAGCTGCCAGCAGGTAAGGAGAGCCAGGGCTTGTCACCCAAATGGGCTGCTCCCAGCGCAGAGGGCATGCGGAGCCTGTCCCGCCTTAGTctgccaggggaggggctgggggaccaGGTCCTGGaggttggggtgtgtgtgtgtttggacaGGACTGGGGTTTGGGGTGCGGGTTGGAAGAGATGGGAGGAATGAAGCTAAGTGAGGCCCAAGGAATTCCCTCTAAACAGGTTGGCCTGAGGGCTGTGACCTTAGCTCCTGGAGCCTGGACAGGGACAGGGCTTGTGTGGAGTTGGCTCCGAGCCCCTGGGTGAAGCACAAAATATCTGGGGTGCAGCCAAAGGGGATAGTTGAGAAAGAAATGCTGagttctcccctcaccccagcctcccctctcctctgagcAGATCATGAGCCATCAGCTTCTCTGGGACAGGCCGTAGGACGACAAAACTCTCAACACAGGACCAAGTGCACCAAGTACCATGGGACAGTGTCGGTCAGCCAATGCGGAGGTGGGTCCATTCATTCCTGGCCTTTCtgttcccaccctcctctccttcacCCTGAGGGTCTGTGTCCCCCCTTGACTTCTGCCCCCTAACCCAGGCCTTGCCCTGCACTCCTGACCCTGCCGGTGAGACCCGAAGCCCCTCTCTGGTGCCCACACAGGCTGATGTAGATGGGCCCTCCCTGGAGGAGGATGCCTGGGCCACGTGCTGGGACCTGCCCTGCCTGGGTGCTGGCGGGTGGCGGGGAGGAAGTCTTGCCCAACCTGTGGCTCAGGGCAGAGGACAGCAGGGGCAAGGGGGCTGGATGCTGGGTTCTGGAGTGGGCGGGGGCCCACGTGCCTGCCAGCTGTCTTCGGCCCTGTTGGCTCTGCCTGTCTCCTGAGGAAACAGGGTGTCATAGGGTGGGTGGAGCCTCCCTGACATGGGCGATGTCCCTTGCCCTCAGGATGCCCAGGAATTCAGTGACGTGGAGAGGGCCATTGAGACCCTCATCAAGAACTTCCATCAGTATtcggtggagggtgggaaggagacgCTGACCCCCTCCGAGCTACAGGACCTGGTCACCCAGCAGCTGCCCCACCTCATGCCGGTACTGAGGGAGTGGGCCCTACCCCAGGCAGTACCCTGACTTCCCAAGCAAGTGCTCCAAGACCCCGCCCACGCTGCCTGGGCCCCTGGCACTGGCAACCCCCAGCCCTACCCCTTGTCAGTGCCAGGTAGGCTCAGgtcctgctccctgctcctgggcAGTCTTGGGTGGGAAGGGTGGAAGGTCCTCCTGCCTGAGCTGTGGtgtcttcccttctctcagaGCAACTGTGGGCTGGAAGAGAAAATCGCCAACTTGGGCAGCTGTAATGACTCTAAACTGGAGTTCGGGAGTTTCTGGGAGCTGATTGGAGAAGCAGCCAAAAGTGTGAAGCTGGAGAACCCTGTCCGGGGGAGTTGAAAAGCTTCCCCTGGAATTGGAgggggatgctggggaaaggggaCTTTAGAGCCTATGGGCTTGGAAATAaaactcctccccacccccctacactattccccagccccacctgcctcaccTCTGCAAGGTTCAGGTCCATAATGGCCCTGCCAGGGGCCTCTATGCATTTCATCCCTGGGAGCTCCCAGGAGCTAATGGGTCCAGTAGTGCCCTGTCAGAGGAAGGCTCCGGGGCGAGTTGGGGCCAGGGATGGATGTGGAGGGATGCTGGAGGGTTGAGGATGGTGTAAGGGCCTGATCATTTGGTGATGGGGGAAGGGCAGTGAGGAGCTGGGCTACGTGAAGTAATCTGAAGGGGGTGGGAATAAGGCTGGATATTTGTTATGAAAAAGGGTCTCTAAGAACCTACCCCTCCTAATCTCTTTCCCAACCCAAACTGTAGCTGTCTGTCCAGTGctacccctccctgcctcttcttcTGCCCCAGCCTGCTCCCAGGACTtgtccctgggctggggaggggaaaagagagagagcaggctgggggagaggctgaggagggTGACTTTGGGAGCGAGAGAACCAGCTGGGTGCttgggcatttaaaaaatgatgattgTTTTGTATCATTTGattaataaaaaaatggaaaaagtgaaaGATGTTGTCTTGATTGGACACCCTCCCAGGGTCCATGGGTGAAGAGATGTTGGGGTGAATGGCAGTCACTGGGTGGTGTGGGCTGTGCGGGGCTGCAGTGGTTGACAATGGAAGTGAAGGGGGGATTCACTTTCCCCCATGGATTTGGGTTGAGAATGGCATCAGGCCTAAAAGGTGGGAGACCTGTCCTCTCTGAGGGACAGACTTCTCTTTGCCAGTGACCTGGCCCTCTGACAGGAGAGGAGAGCATGGAAAAGGATGTGAACCTGTGcccggagggtatagctcagtggtagagcatgtgcttagcatgcactaggtcgtgggttcaatccccactacctccattaaaaaaaaaaaaaaagggatgtgAACTCAGTTGTGCTGGAGCCTGGCTGACTAGTAGCTTGGGAACTgtaagactgagaaacagactgactggtttgaatcccagctctgcactcaCTATCTTTGGAACTTTGGGCGTGCTCTCAGAGTGTCAGATTCCTCACCTCGAAAGTGGAGATATTCATAGTCCTTCCCTCGCAGCATTGTTAGGAGGATAGTACAGTGACACATCATGTAAAGGATGGGTCCCCTCTGGTTTCAGCTGTTGCCTCTGGGATGTCAAACTGGCCAGTTCCCTTGGGTATCTTGGAGAAAGGGTGGAGGGGTGTTTCCAGAGGAATCCGCTGCTGCATAGGAGAGGTCCTAGGGATGGGTCAACTGGAAGtggaagacagagacactctGGTCCTTTCTGACTTGAGCCCATAGAAATCAGGCATTACACCTGAAATCCCAACAGCGAGGAAGTTTCTGTGGccagccagccaggcctgggaagcTAACTGAACTTGTCTGTTAAGGGCCCCTGAAACTGGGCCCCCAGTGACCCAGGTGAGAAGGGCAGGTGACagtccttccctttctttctcgaAGTTGTAAATTCTGCTCAGgcctggtggggctgggagggtggggttAGGGGAGTGCCAGCTTCCACCACTCCCTCTGGGGTGGGAGCTGaggagtgttaaaaaaaaaggtgtgtaTCCCTTTAACAAGGGCCCAGCCCCGGGGCCAAGACAAGAGGGAGCTCAGTCACTACCTTCCCACCGAGCCAGCTCAGCCAGGCAGGGCCGGGAGGGAGTGGGACAGATTCTGGGAGTGCAGTGGGGAGGAGCCCTGGCGGGGCTGAGTGTGGAGCTGCTTCAGTgccagagcccaggccccagAGCCCTGCGGGAGAGGAGGTGGATCCAGAAGGCAGGTGAGCCCCCCAGGTCCGTCCTGGGAGACATGGGCCTGCCAGAGGGGCCCTGCTGGCCTGGGAGGCCTGGAGAAGGGGCAGTGAAGGGGGCCTGAGCAGGGGGGCCTACTAGAGACTGGGCAGGAAGGTTTCGTTAATTGTTAACTTTCCCAAAAGGCCAGTTGGGGAATGGAGAGTTCTGGTGAGGGGGTCGGCAGGAGAGGCCTTCAGCGGAGTGGAGGCGGTGGCAAGaccccctccctggcccagcagctgaCTGGGCTCCTCTCCAGGGGCTGGGCCACCAGGCAGAGTGTTCAGAGTGTTTGGTAGCTTTTGCCCACAGCTGCTTTTCCCCAACAAGAAAAGTTTCCCCAACAGAAAAAGGGCAAATTTTCCCCAACAGAAAAAGATGTATGTTGGAGGGGGTCGAGGAGCGGTAAGACCTTGgacacaggtctcactgggctcTAGGGGCTGTATCCTGGGAGAGGTGATGGGGTCCCGGAGGAGccagggagggcccagggagcCTGAGAGCCCGAGGACAGGAGGCAGGCACCGAGGTGGCGTCTCTCCACCTCATGACTTGGGCAGGTCCCCAAGGCTGACCCCACTGTGCTCTGGGAGCTGTTCTGTGTGTGGGAGGGATGATGGGACCCAGGAAGAACCTGGGTGAGGCCCCCTGGAGCCTGAGCTCCAGGAGAAGGGTCTGGAAAGTGGGCAGCTTCTCCTCCACCTCGGGACCCAGGCAGGTCCTGGCTTGACGTGCTTTGCTTGGGGGAGCCACCTGCACTCTAGAGCTTTCCCTTGCCTGGCCCTGTccaggtgggtgggggtgagggcaggggtgctgggagagggcacaCTAGGGTGCTGGGAGTGGGGCTCACTTTCCCCATCTGCTAGAAAAGAGCTCTCTGGGTTTTGGTGGGGCCAGGggcagcagtgtgtgtgtgtgtgtgcacctaaCTTCGGAGGAACAGGCTGCTTCTTCCAGTGAGATCCTCCGAAAACAGGAGTGTTTGGAGGGTAGATGGTTCGCCCAAGCAGAGGGAATCAGAAATGGCAGGATTCCTTGCTCACTGTGTACGTAAGTGTAAATGTGAATTAGATGCAGTGAGTCCTGTGAGGGTGGGGATGGCAAGACTGGGACAAGTGGGTGAGGTGCTAGCCTCTGGAACTGGGGAAAGAGCCTGAGAAGAGGGAACAGAGAAtggggctgcagaggctggagagatTAATTTGAACCAGCCTTGCAAACAGAGTAAAGCTTCACCAGCCCAGTGGAGATGGCACCTTCCCTGTGTGCTACGGGCAGTTGGGGCAAGTGAGTGAATTAAGaaggaaatgaatgagtgaatgaatgagaatgaataaaggagtccatgaatgagtgaataaacaagtGAATGGTGGATAAATGAGTGAACAAATTCGAGGTAGATGGAAGGGACACAGAGAACAGCACAATTAGGCTTCAGAGTGGTCTAGGCTCCTGAGGGGAGGTGACTAGGAGTGATAGGAATGCAGGGACATTCCCAACACTTGGGAACAATTTAACACTCAAGGAGTGTGTGTGGAGATGGGAAGAGAAGGTGAATTTTAGAGAGTGTGGTGGACGTTCAGGGCTCCACGTTGAAGGGGACTGGGGAGTTGAAGAGGCAGGGTGAATGGGCGAAGCTaggaggggtggggcccagaacctgggggtgggagggcggggCTGGAGTGGCTGAGACCCAGGGGCATGGTGTCAGGGCAATTTGGGCTTTTGGAGAACTCAGCAAGCTGGGCTgaggtgggcggggtgggggtggggtcctcTTGGTTGCTCAATGATGAATCAGCCATGGAGAAGACAGTGAGAACACTTGGGGACGGTTGGGGGCCCCACTGTCCTCTGGAGGGCAAGTCCCTCCATTGCCACTTTGGGAAGTCTACAATGTACCATCCATCTCCCCGCTAACTCTCAGCCCAGGATCTACCTGTGGCCAAGTGAATGCAGGCGttaccccctgccctgcccttcccagggAGGGGCTGATGGGACAGCCAgctacctcccctccccacaaccccatGCCTGGGGACCCTCTGGCCAGGTTGGTGGGAAGGCTGGGcaggctggaggagcaggtgaCCTTGGCATGGGTGTGGTGGCAGAGcccccaggggagggaaggggaaagagggtaaTGACACCTGACCTCCCCCCCCATACCCTTCCTTCAGAAAAAGCTTCAGAAAAGCATTTGTCCAGATTGTTATCTCCAGAGTTGCCTATTTGACTAGAAGAAGGTGGTGTGGGGACGATTGGGAGGCCTGGGAGCTGAAGCCCAGCTCTCTGGGGTGACTGTGTACCTGACAGCAGGTGCTGAGATGGCTCCTGCAAGCTCACCTGTGTCTTGCCAGGTAGAGGCTGAGGCCTGGGCTCAAGAAAGGGCAGGAGTAGGCTCCCCTGGTCAGAGGAAAAAGACTCCGAGAGGGAAGATGATGGGAGGGGAGTGGGCGGCCAgtagggagaggggcagaggcacACTACTGCGTAAAAtccatctctttccttttcctgacttCCCCACGGACTCCTCACTTAGGGTACGAGGTCTGGGCTGGGTAAGGTGCTGGGGTTCTTTGAACTTCCTCCCTACTCCCAAGGCTGGTTAGAAATAGGCTTGACACCATCCTTGCTGAAATAGCTTTCAGAATCCCCAGGAGTGCTGGTCACAGACCTAGGCCACTCCCCACCCAAGGGCAGCAGGGCAGACAGTTCACAGATTGAGACACTTTTGTCTTCATTTGCTAACGCTAGACCATTTGTGCAAAAGTCTTACAGGGGTATAAACATTGAACCACACAATTACacacaatagaaaaaaagtaTTGGAAAAAGAAATACGGTTTCCTACAGTCCTGGTCCCACACTTCATTCTTTTGGCAGCAGACCAGGTGGATGcggcaggagagagaaggggaggattCCTGATCAGAGTTGCCCTAACCTGACCCCTTTCCCTCTcaactctctttccttcctgcatcCTGATTTTGTCCTTCTGGGTCTCACCCTTCCTCCAGAAAAAGCGTCATAAAAGAAAACTCTTAGAAGGATGATGCAGGGCCCTGGATACCTTGTAGCAGGGCCGAAGGAGGTGGAATATTTATAGAACACCTACCTAGAGCAGGGCATTGCTCCAGGCAACGTGGCCGAGGGGAGATGCGGAGATTAAACGCAGGGAGGTGTTATATCcaggattttaaaaaaccctcccCAAATCTCCGAGTCCTACTGTTTGGTTCAGAAAACACAATGGCTGCATGTAAGAAACACTCCCCATGCTTCAGGGAATGTCTGATGTCCGGGGAGACAAGACCCAGGGAAAGACTGCAGCCACACCAGCGAGTGGGCCCCGCCAACGCTGCCTGAGTCTGTGGGAGTCGGGGAGGAGGGCGTTGAGGGCAAGGGTCAGGGCAGGCTTCCCCGGGAGGCGTGGTTTGGGCAGGCCTCAGCCaggtggagagggcagggcagtgggCGCCGGAGGAGGGGCGGATGGCCAAGGGGGGATTAGAAAGCAGGTGGCAGGGCAGGCGCGGTGGTGGGGCGCAGTgaagcccccctccctcccttccaaatGGAACCGTGGGatgcccaggaccagatggtggCTGTGTCCACCTTCTCTTGCCAGGACCCAATGGGCAAGGCGCTGCGTCTCATTCCTGGGcttgagggtgggaggggaggctcaTTTGCCAGGGTTCACTTGGGGGGGCTCTGGGCATGGGCGGTGACTCACAGAGTAGATCCGCCCGCTCCCCTCACATCCTGTTATTCAGTGGGCTGTATCCGCTTGGAATGTGAGTGCCTTTTGTCCTGGGGCGAGGGGGTGACGTGTGTAGCCTCTGGCTGGCTGCGGAGGAGGCTCCATCTCCAGCTGTCTCCagctgggcagagccaggcctggctcCTCCTTAGGTAATGGGGTGGGGGGCCCTTGGATCCTACTGTATATTTTGGGGTGGGTATGAGGGATGATAGGCTGGCGGGCAGTGGCTAGGGGCCAGACTTGATGGATTGCCCTTTCCCAGAGAAGGGCATTCATGGCCTGAGACCCTGGACGCACTGTCCTGGAGCCTGGCTGAAGGGACTGGGCACAGCCTAGTCCCGCCTCCTGTTTTGTTGCCTGGGGCCGGGGTCTCAGCCAACACTGGGTTGGGGAAACAgtggctcctgcccctccccagccctggaggccCATCCTAGCAGTTTCTAGCCGTGCTTGTCTCCTGTGCTTGTCTCCCGCGGCAGGGACCCTGGATGGGCCAGGTTTGGAGAGGGCGGAAGGATGGGTgcttgccctcctccccttcccatggGAGCCTCTATTCTCTCTGGAGCTGTGACAAGCCcagtgcctggggctggggaagggcctgGAAAACCTGCTAAGGCGGTTGAGCTGGGGAGCACCTGGGTGAGAGGAGACATAGCTCTAATTCCAGGCCCACCCCCGCGCCCACCCTTGGGTCcacttttccctccccctcccttctctcaagGACCAGCAAGCTTGGGGAgctgggcggtgggggtggggtggggtggggcaggcaggaagaCAAGGGCAGGGAGACCGGAGGGGCTGTGGCCTGCAGGGCCTCTTCTCATCTCCCCTCTGTCGCGGTGGCACCCAGGCCCCCTTGGAGGACTGAGGCAGTGAGATGGCGGACAGCTACACGGAGCTGGAGAAGGCGGTCGTTGTCCTGGTGGAGAACTTCTACAAATACGTGTCCAAATACAGCCTGGTTAAGAACAAGATCAGCAAGAGCAGCTTCCGGAAGATGCTTCAGAAAGAGCTCAACCACATGCTGACGGTGGGGGCCCTATCTGAGGGCTTGGCCTTCtcgccccctccttccccagctccgAAAGCCCTTGTCCTCTCTGGGTGTCCTTCCCCACCACTGCCTCTGTCCTTTCAGAGTTATCCCCCCAAACCAGGGTCTCAACCCCATCCAGGCCTCTGTTCTCAGGTGCCCAGGACTGAGCCGCTGAGGGCTCTATTCCCTTTTCCCCAAGGGCAGCAGCTGCCCAGCCGGACCCTGGACTCTGCCTAGGGTCCTGCAGGGGGTGCTCTGCGGAGCTGCCACCCTCAGCCCTGCTCACCCCTGATTCCTCCCCAGGACACGGGGAACCGAAAGGCTGCTGACAAGCTCATCCAGAACCTGGATGCCAATCACGACGGGCGCATCAGCTTTGATGAGTACTGGACCTTGATAGGCGGCATCACCAGCCCCATCGCCAACC includes these proteins:
- the S100A14 gene encoding protein S100-A14, with translation MGQCRSANAEDAQEFSDVERAIETLIKNFHQYSVEGGKETLTPSELQDLVTQQLPHLMPSNCGLEEKIANLGSCNDSKLEFGSFWELIGEAAKSVKLENPVRGS
- the S100A16 gene encoding protein S100-A16, producing the protein MADSYTELEKAVVVLVENFYKYVSKYSLVKNKISKSSFRKMLQKELNHMLTDTGNRKAADKLIQNLDANHDGRISFDEYWTLIGGITSPIANLIRQQEQLSSS